The following are encoded in a window of Bacillota bacterium genomic DNA:
- a CDS encoding cupin domain-containing protein, whose product MKVFHFTEVTQEEVTDPEAKGVRLRWLINDKTGAPTFAMRLFDVEPGGCTPYHEHWFEQEMYILEGTGRVVGENGATEIGPGTVLWVAPYDWHKVENSGAATLRFICCIPLNRPAT is encoded by the coding sequence ATGAAGGTGTTTCACTTCACTGAGGTTACACAGGAAGAGGTGACGGACCCCGAGGCCAAGGGGGTAAGGCTCCGGTGGCTTATCAACGACAAGACCGGGGCGCCTACCTTCGCCATGCGCCTTTTCGACGTAGAGCCCGGGGGGTGCACCCCCTACCACGAACACTGGTTCGAGCAGGAGATGTACATCCTGGAGGGCACCGGGCGAGTGGTCGGCGAGAATGGGGCCACGGAGATCGGGCCAGGCACGGTCCTCTGGGTAGCACCATATGACTGGCATAAGGTTGAGAACTCTGGGGCTGCAACCCTCAGGTTCATCTGCTGCATCCCCCTGAACAGGCCGGCCACTTGA